In Hoeflea ulvae, one genomic interval encodes:
- a CDS encoding class I adenylate-forming enzyme family protein — translation MNVAEWLARSGQKYPGHPALFSGERQLSDYQGFARSAAAIGAGLRDHHGVRPGDRVAIFAKNSPAYLEAMFGAWFAGAAIVPINAKLHAKEAAYIIANSGASVVFCSAPLGAELTGALEQPVPALIDLAGAEFEALRRSQPLVAPMARDGADMAWLFYTSGTTGRPKGVMISHANMQAMVFSYLADVDAVHSTDAALYAAPLSHGAGLYCLQHVLKAARHVVPVTGGFEPDEIFALARSLGDIHIFAAPTMVKRLVAAARERGEAGEGIRTIVYGGGPMYLADIVEAVEVLGPRFCQIYGQGESPMTITALDRASVADRAHPRWRERLASVGTAQSSVEVRIVDEAGNVMATGKTGEIVVRGAPVMSGYWRDREASAAALRDGWLWTGDMGALDADGFLTLKDRSKDVIISGGTNIYPREVEEALLTHPGVREASVIGVPDAEWGETILAFVVTDAETSPEAAELDQHCLASIARFKRPKAYRFVTELPKNNYGKVLKTELRRLYAAEQGGS, via the coding sequence ATGAATGTCGCGGAATGGCTGGCGCGCAGCGGGCAAAAATATCCCGGCCATCCGGCGCTGTTTTCAGGTGAACGGCAGCTGTCGGATTATCAGGGTTTTGCCCGGAGTGCCGCGGCCATCGGTGCGGGCCTGCGCGACCATCACGGCGTCAGGCCCGGTGACCGGGTGGCGATCTTTGCCAAGAATTCGCCGGCCTATCTGGAAGCGATGTTCGGCGCCTGGTTTGCCGGCGCGGCAATTGTGCCGATCAACGCCAAGCTTCATGCCAAAGAGGCCGCCTATATCATCGCCAATTCAGGCGCGTCGGTGGTGTTTTGCTCAGCACCGCTGGGGGCGGAACTGACCGGGGCGCTGGAGCAACCGGTGCCGGCGCTGATTGATCTGGCTGGCGCGGAGTTTGAGGCCTTGCGGCGGAGCCAGCCGCTTGTAGCCCCCATGGCGCGCGACGGGGCGGACATGGCCTGGCTGTTTTACACCTCCGGTACCACCGGGCGGCCCAAGGGCGTGATGATCAGCCATGCCAACATGCAGGCGATGGTGTTTTCCTATCTTGCCGATGTCGACGCTGTGCATTCCACCGATGCGGCCTTGTATGCGGCGCCACTGAGCCATGGCGCCGGGCTCTATTGCCTGCAGCATGTGCTCAAGGCCGCGCGCCATGTCGTGCCGGTCACGGGCGGGTTCGAACCGGATGAAATCTTTGCGCTGGCCCGCAGTCTCGGCGACATCCACATCTTTGCAGCGCCCACCATGGTCAAAAGGCTGGTTGCCGCTGCCCGTGAGCGGGGCGAGGCCGGGGAGGGGATCCGCACCATCGTTTATGGCGGCGGGCCGATGTATCTCGCCGATATTGTCGAGGCGGTCGAGGTGCTCGGGCCGCGCTTCTGCCAGATCTATGGCCAGGGCGAGAGCCCGATGACGATCACTGCACTGGACCGGGCCTCGGTGGCTGATCGGGCGCATCCGCGCTGGCGCGAACGGCTGGCCTCGGTCGGCACGGCGCAATCCAGTGTCGAGGTGCGGATTGTCGATGAAGCGGGAAACGTGATGGCCACGGGCAAAACCGGAGAGATCGTGGTGCGCGGCGCACCGGTGATGTCCGGCTACTGGCGCGATCGGGAGGCCAGTGCCGCGGCCTTGCGCGATGGCTGGCTCTGGACCGGCGATATGGGCGCGCTGGATGCGGACGGGTTTTTGACGCTGAAAGACCGCTCGAAGGACGTGATCATCTCGGGCGGCACCAACATCTATCCGCGCGAGGTGGAGGAAGCTTTGCTGACCCATCCCGGTGTGCGCGAGGCCAGCGTCATCGGGGTGCCCGATGCCGAGTGGGGCGAAACCATCCTGGCCTTTGTGGTCACGGATGCGGAGACGTCTCCGGAGGCTGCGGAGCTTGATCAGCATTGCCTTGCCTCCATTGCCCGCTTCAAGCGGCCCAAGGCCTACCGGTTTGTCACTGAGCTGCCCAAGAACAATTACGGCAAGGTGCTAAAGACCGAATTGCGCAGGCTTTATGCTGCTGAACAGGGCGGAAGCTAA
- a CDS encoding HlyD family secretion protein, which produces MSFLCSLPLLAGLFAACTGAAPLAVGYVEGEYVLVAPIEIAQIVDLAVKRGDRIAAGQPLGRLERRDAEIAVAQAEAGLAQAESQLANLQEGRRPEEIASIAASLRSAQAQADEAERVRQRQADLLRQGISTQATYDSASTAVELAQAKVAELEANLAVARLPARSNEIKAAQAAVEQAEAVLESAEWRLSKRTLSVPLAGVVSDIIRNAGEVAGPQAPVLSVLPDGARKLRVYMPEFALSSIHVGSLLVVHCDGCGEGMRATVSYVSADPEFTPPVIYSLENRQKLVYLVEARPEADARALEPGQIVDVELEGESR; this is translated from the coding sequence ATGTCCTTTCTCTGTTCGCTTCCGCTGCTTGCCGGATTGTTTGCCGCCTGCACTGGCGCTGCGCCGCTGGCTGTCGGCTATGTCGAGGGTGAATATGTGCTGGTGGCGCCGATCGAGATTGCCCAGATCGTCGATCTGGCGGTCAAGCGCGGTGATCGGATTGCCGCCGGCCAGCCGTTGGGGCGTCTGGAGCGGCGCGATGCGGAGATCGCCGTCGCCCAGGCCGAAGCCGGGCTGGCGCAGGCCGAGAGCCAGCTCGCCAATCTGCAGGAAGGCCGGCGGCCCGAAGAGATCGCCAGCATCGCGGCTTCGCTGAGGTCGGCCCAGGCCCAGGCCGACGAGGCCGAGCGCGTGCGGCAACGGCAGGCAGACCTGCTCAGGCAGGGAATATCTACGCAAGCGACCTATGATTCTGCTTCCACCGCGGTCGAGCTGGCCCAGGCCAAGGTCGCCGAACTGGAAGCCAATCTGGCGGTGGCGCGGCTGCCGGCGCGCTCCAACGAGATCAAGGCGGCGCAGGCCGCGGTCGAACAGGCCGAGGCTGTGCTGGAATCGGCCGAGTGGCGGCTGTCGAAGCGGACGTTGTCGGTGCCGCTGGCCGGCGTCGTCTCCGACATCATCCGCAATGCCGGCGAGGTGGCCGGTCCGCAGGCGCCGGTCTTGTCGGTGCTGCCCGATGGCGCCCGCAAGCTCCGGGTCTATATGCCGGAATTCGCGTTATCGAGCATCCATGTCGGAAGCTTGCTCGTGGTGCATTGCGACGGCTGCGGCGAGGGTATGCGGGCGACCGTGAGCTATGTCTCGGCCGATCCTGAATTCACCCCGCCGGTGATCTATTCGCTCGAGAACAGGCAGAAGCTGGTTTACCTGGTCGAGGCGCGGCCGGAGGCGGATGCCCGGGCGCTGGAGCCGGGGCAGATTGTCGATGTCGAGCTCGAAGGCGAAAGCCGATGA
- a CDS encoding 6-phosphofructokinase: MFHGKVLVAQGGGPTAVINQSMVGAVLESRKFREVELIYGAVHGVRGILDEDFYDLTQETTHNLEMVANTPSSALGSTRDKPDLKYCQEIFKVLRAHEIGYFFYTGGNDSSDTVRIVNDEARKADYNLRCIHIPKTIDNDLVENDHTPGFPSAARYVAQAFMGINLDNAALPGVYIGVVMGRHAGFLTAASALGKKFSDDGPHLIYMPERAFDIDRFLGDVKQVYDRLGRCVVAVSEGIHDGSGQPIIAKLANEVERDAHGNVQLSGSGALADLLTQQVKQKLGITRVRGDTLGYIQRSFVGCVSDVDQNEAREVGEKAVQYGMFGDRDGSVAIKRTGHYSVDYELVPLELVAGKTRTMPDDFISGCGHDVTDAFRMYLRPLLGSGMPDAHRLRPNKVPKILAGR; encoded by the coding sequence GTGTTTCATGGCAAGGTGCTGGTCGCCCAGGGGGGTGGACCGACGGCGGTTATCAATCAGTCAATGGTGGGCGCGGTGCTGGAATCGCGCAAATTCCGCGAGGTCGAGCTGATCTATGGCGCGGTCCACGGCGTGCGCGGCATCCTGGACGAGGATTTTTACGATCTGACCCAGGAGACCACCCACAATCTGGAAATGGTCGCCAACACGCCGTCCTCGGCGCTTGGCTCGACGCGTGACAAGCCGGATCTGAAATACTGCCAGGAAATCTTCAAGGTGCTCAGGGCGCACGAGATCGGCTATTTCTTTTACACCGGCGGCAATGATTCCTCCGACACGGTTCGCATCGTCAATGACGAGGCGCGCAAGGCGGACTACAATCTGCGCTGCATCCACATTCCCAAGACCATCGACAATGATCTGGTCGAGAACGATCATACGCCGGGCTTTCCCTCGGCTGCGCGCTATGTGGCCCAGGCGTTCATGGGCATCAATCTCGACAATGCAGCGCTTCCCGGCGTCTATATCGGCGTGGTCATGGGGCGCCATGCAGGCTTTCTCACCGCGGCTTCGGCGCTGGGCAAGAAATTCTCCGATGACGGGCCGCATTTGATCTACATGCCCGAGCGAGCCTTCGACATCGACCGGTTCCTGGGCGACGTCAAGCAGGTCTATGACCGGCTCGGGCGCTGTGTCGTGGCCGTCAGCGAAGGCATTCATGATGGCTCGGGCCAGCCGATCATCGCAAAACTGGCCAACGAGGTCGAACGCGACGCGCATGGCAATGTGCAATTGTCCGGCAGCGGTGCGCTGGCCGATCTGTTGACGCAGCAGGTCAAGCAGAAGCTGGGGATCACCCGGGTGCGGGGCGATACGCTCGGCTACATCCAGCGCAGTTTTGTCGGCTGCGTGTCCGATGTCGACCAGAACGAAGCCCGCGAGGTCGGCGAGAAGGCGGTGCAATATGGCATGTTCGGCGACCGCGACGGATCGGTGGCGATCAAGCGCACCGGCCATTACTCGGTCGACTATGAACTGGTGCCGCTCGAACTGGTCGCCGGAAAGACCCGGACCATGCCCGACGACTTCATCTCCGGCTGCGGCCACGACGTGACCGACGCATTCCGCATGTATCTGCGCCCGCTGCTGGGTTCAGGCATGCCGGATGCACATAGGCTGCGGCCCAACAAGGTGCCGAAGATCTTGGCAGGGAGGTGA
- a CDS encoding bifunctional enoyl-CoA hydratase/phosphate acetyltransferase, which produces MNLIENRTINEIGIGETADLDRVLTRQDIALFATASADVNAADIDAEDEEAAGLQQGIAHGMWAGALISAVLTTRLPGPGTVHLGQTLCFHQPVGIGDRVTVRVEVTGVNRDTGHVTLDCTCVNAEGVTVVSGTAKVRAPREKIKRPVARMPTAVRHAHGVRFGALVERARSLDPLVTAIVHPCDDLSLGGAIAARDEGMIVPVLVGPQAKIRAAAEAAGLDLQGVEIVDAPHSHAAAEQAVALVHEGRVGALMKGKLHTDELLLAVLDRSHGLRTERRLSHVFALDMPGQNRTLFVTDAAINISPDLEALSDIVQNAIDLAIALGVETPLVALLSAVETVTGKLPSTLLAAAICKMHDRGQIVGGKVDGPLGFDNAISPAAVAAKGIVSDVAGRADILVTPDLESGNMIAKQLIHLAGASSAGIALGARVPIMLTSRSDTVDARIVSAALAKVFYHWRRQRPLGLPG; this is translated from the coding sequence ATGAACCTGATTGAAAACCGCACCATCAATGAAATCGGCATTGGCGAGACGGCGGACCTGGACCGGGTGCTGACCCGTCAGGACATCGCGCTGTTTGCCACTGCCTCGGCCGATGTCAATGCCGCTGATATCGACGCCGAGGACGAGGAAGCCGCGGGCCTGCAACAGGGCATTGCGCACGGCATGTGGGCCGGCGCGCTGATTTCCGCGGTTCTGACAACGCGGTTGCCGGGACCGGGAACGGTGCATCTGGGACAGACGCTGTGCTTTCACCAACCGGTCGGCATCGGCGACAGGGTGACGGTGCGGGTGGAAGTCACCGGTGTGAACAGGGATACCGGACATGTCACGCTCGATTGCACCTGCGTCAATGCCGAGGGGGTGACGGTGGTATCCGGCACCGCGAAAGTGCGCGCGCCGCGTGAAAAGATCAAGCGGCCGGTCGCCCGCATGCCCACCGCCGTCCGCCACGCCCACGGTGTCCGCTTCGGCGCGCTGGTGGAGCGGGCCAGATCGCTTGATCCGCTGGTCACGGCGATCGTGCACCCTTGCGACGATCTGAGCCTGGGCGGGGCGATTGCGGCGCGCGACGAGGGCATGATCGTGCCGGTGCTGGTCGGCCCGCAGGCCAAGATAAGGGCCGCAGCCGAGGCTGCAGGGCTCGATCTGCAGGGCGTGGAGATCGTCGATGCGCCGCACAGCCATGCCGCGGCGGAACAAGCGGTGGCACTGGTGCATGAGGGGCGGGTGGGAGCCCTGATGAAGGGCAAGCTGCACACCGACGAATTGCTGCTGGCCGTGCTTGACCGCAGCCATGGCTTGCGCACCGAGCGGCGATTGAGCCATGTCTTCGCGCTCGACATGCCGGGGCAGAACCGGACGTTGTTTGTCACCGACGCGGCCATCAACATCTCGCCCGATCTCGAGGCGCTCAGCGACATCGTCCAGAACGCCATCGACCTGGCGATCGCGCTGGGGGTGGAGACGCCGCTGGTGGCGCTGCTGTCGGCGGTCGAGACCGTGACCGGCAAGCTGCCCTCGACGCTGCTTGCCGCGGCGATCTGCAAGATGCATGACCGGGGCCAGATTGTCGGTGGCAAGGTCGACGGTCCGCTGGGCTTTGACAACGCCATCTCGCCGGCCGCCGTGGCCGCCAAGGGGATCGTTTCGGATGTGGCGGGCCGTGCCGACATCCTGGTGACGCCCGATCTTGAAAGCGGCAACATGATCGCCAAGCAGTTGATCCATCTGGCCGGCGCGTCGTCGGCGGGAATTGCGCTCGGGGCCCGGGTGCCCATCATGCTGACCAGCCGGTCCGACACCGTCGACGCCCGCATCGTTTCGGCGGCATTGGCCAAGGTGTTTTATCACTGGCGGCGGCAGCGTCCGCTGGGACTGCCGGGATAG
- a CDS encoding CerR family C-terminal domain-containing protein has translation MPPKLSAQTGKAGDQTRMALLMAGVRLFGTKGVDATSTREIAAAANANIASIAYHFGGKDGLRLACAEMVAGRIQAVVLPVLQSIDARDDPAAAQAAFERVIMGVADFMLGQVEARDIASFMVREMGVPGPVFDKVYADFILPVHRSLCTLLGLATGQDPESDLIRLGTFSIAGQVVYFRIGHAIVARRMEWQQPGPDELAAIKTVILGNIRAFVATNRKPVR, from the coding sequence GTGCCGCCGAAACTCTCAGCCCAGACCGGAAAAGCCGGAGACCAGACCCGCATGGCGCTGCTGATGGCCGGCGTGCGCCTGTTCGGCACCAAGGGGGTCGACGCCACCTCGACCCGCGAGATCGCTGCCGCGGCCAATGCCAATATTGCCTCCATCGCCTATCATTTCGGTGGCAAGGACGGCTTGCGGCTGGCCTGCGCCGAGATGGTGGCCGGGCGGATCCAGGCGGTCGTGCTTCCGGTTCTGCAGTCGATCGACGCGCGCGACGATCCGGCGGCGGCGCAGGCGGCGTTCGAACGGGTGATCATGGGCGTGGCCGATTTCATGCTGGGGCAGGTCGAGGCCCGCGACATCGCCAGCTTCATGGTGCGTGAAATGGGCGTTCCCGGTCCCGTGTTCGACAAGGTCTATGCCGATTTCATTCTGCCGGTGCATCGCAGCCTGTGCACGCTTCTGGGACTGGCCACCGGTCAGGATCCCGAAAGCGACCTGATCCGCCTTGGCACCTTCAGCATTGCCGGCCAGGTCGTCTATTTCCGCATCGGTCACGCCATTGTTGCCAGACGGATGGAATGGCAACAGCCCGGGCCGGACGAGCTTGCGGCGATCAAGACCGTCATTCTCGGCAATATTCGCGCCTTTGTCGCCACCAACAGGAAACCAGTCCGATGA
- a CDS encoding sensor histidine kinase produces the protein MLIYSLIIGSLVYQGVNDAEERAEASATAAAKAVKINTGWIVEVAAQALRRMDAALGLEAQPNDTSTLISVRDALEGLPASAKAYIVAADGQTLYTTDPNFVNLDIRDREYFSAPAKGKPFFTSSLLISRLDGSQIFAFSRRLERGGVFIGVAIISFDAALLEDLLDSLDIGTDSTISILRSDGMLVARYPQTEAPLDLSQHILFTELLPQSEFGVYTSTSPVDGVQRVVSYQTVPDTELIALASVGTAETVGRFWHRVRIFLAIVIPTTLGLAICAIWIIRLLQRDGRRHEELSMALATNTMLFREIHHRVKNNLQSMQSLVRMQDLPEAIKTDIQLRFAAMASVHEHMYNHDAFAALDAPTFISSVTDKLFRAYGSSARLTLDIDPLTISHERATPLALLINEVVTNALKYAGLDKPDAEISISLKRMTETRARLVIRDNGPGFDVASARTGMGTKIIKGMVMQLGGTHSYTFEDGTTFSTEIDID, from the coding sequence TTGCTCATCTACTCACTTATCATCGGATCGCTTGTCTATCAGGGGGTTAATGACGCCGAGGAGCGGGCCGAGGCGTCGGCGACCGCAGCCGCCAAGGCGGTGAAGATCAACACCGGTTGGATCGTCGAGGTCGCGGCCCAGGCCTTGCGGCGCATGGACGCCGCGCTTGGCCTGGAGGCCCAGCCCAACGACACCTCGACCCTGATCAGCGTCCGCGACGCGCTTGAGGGCCTGCCCGCGAGCGCCAAGGCCTATATTGTCGCGGCCGATGGCCAGACGCTCTACACCACCGATCCCAATTTCGTGAATCTCGACATCCGGGACCGGGAGTATTTTTCCGCACCGGCGAAGGGCAAGCCCTTCTTCACGTCGTCGCTGCTGATCAGCCGACTTGACGGCAGCCAGATCTTTGCCTTCAGCCGGCGGCTCGAGCGCGGGGGCGTGTTCATCGGCGTGGCGATCATTTCATTCGATGCCGCGCTGCTGGAAGACCTGCTCGATTCGCTGGATATCGGAACCGATTCGACCATCAGCATCCTGCGGTCGGACGGAATGCTGGTTGCGCGCTATCCCCAGACGGAAGCCCCGCTGGACCTGAGCCAGCACATCCTGTTCACCGAGCTGCTGCCGCAATCGGAATTCGGGGTCTATACCAGCACGTCGCCCGTCGATGGTGTGCAGCGGGTGGTGAGCTACCAGACCGTGCCGGACACGGAGCTCATCGCCCTGGCTTCAGTCGGCACGGCCGAAACGGTGGGCCGCTTCTGGCATCGCGTCCGGATTTTCCTGGCCATCGTCATTCCGACCACTCTTGGCCTGGCGATCTGCGCGATCTGGATCATCCGGCTGCTTCAACGCGACGGGCGTCGCCATGAGGAACTCAGCATGGCGCTGGCGACCAACACGATGCTGTTTCGCGAGATCCATCACCGGGTGAAGAACAACCTGCAGTCGATGCAGTCGCTGGTCAGGATGCAGGATCTGCCGGAAGCCATCAAGACCGATATCCAGTTGCGGTTTGCGGCGATGGCTTCCGTGCACGAGCACATGTACAACCATGATGCCTTTGCCGCGCTTGACGCGCCGACCTTCATTTCCTCGGTCACGGACAAGCTGTTTCGGGCCTATGGCTCGTCAGCCAGACTGACGCTCGACATCGATCCGCTGACGATCAGTCACGAAAGGGCGACGCCGCTGGCGCTGCTGATCAATGAGGTGGTGACCAATGCCCTGAAATATGCCGGTCTCGACAAGCCCGATGCCGAGATATCCATCAGCCTCAAGCGCATGACGGAGACACGAGCCAGGCTTGTCATCAGGGACAACGGACCCGGCTTCGATGTCGCCAGCGCCCGCACCGGCATGGGCACCAAGATCATCAAGGGCATGGTGATGCAGCTCGGCGGAACCCACAGCTACACATTTGAAGACGGCACGACCTTTTCCACCGAGATCGATATCGACTAG
- a CDS encoding transglutaminase-like cysteine peptidase, with amino-acid sequence MTKTRSTFLPAALATLMLSTSAIPASAASWLRLGTFTSRPYGHVDYCSRHVSDCGARMTRAALPPARLAVLEQINSAVNRAITPVTDEDQYGRFEVWKLNVSAGDCEDYALEKRARLMRKGFHAEDLLLAMTHTGSEYHTVLVVRTRLGDFVLDNLTEAVLPVSKSKLAFIKVQSPDHGGNWLKVTGKTSAAPKSATG; translated from the coding sequence ATGACCAAAACCAGATCAACCTTTCTGCCTGCCGCACTGGCAACGCTGATGCTGTCGACCTCGGCCATTCCGGCCTCGGCCGCGAGCTGGCTGCGCCTTGGAACCTTCACCAGCCGGCCCTATGGCCATGTCGACTATTGCTCCCGGCATGTGTCCGATTGCGGCGCGCGGATGACGCGGGCGGCCCTGCCGCCGGCCCGGCTGGCCGTGCTCGAACAGATCAACAGCGCCGTCAACCGCGCCATCACGCCGGTGACCGACGAGGATCAATATGGCCGCTTCGAGGTGTGGAAACTCAATGTCAGTGCCGGTGATTGCGAAGATTACGCGCTTGAAAAACGCGCCCGTCTGATGCGCAAGGGCTTCCATGCGGAAGACCTGCTGCTGGCCATGACCCATACCGGCAGCGAATATCACACCGTGCTGGTGGTGCGCACGCGCCTGGGCGATTTCGTGCTCGACAATCTGACCGAGGCGGTGCTGCCGGTGTCCAAGAGCAAGCTCGCCTTCATCAAGGTCCAGTCGCCCGATCATGGCGGCAACTGGCTCAAGGTGACCGGAAAGACGTCTGCTGCGCCCAAATCCGCCACCGGCTAG
- a CDS encoding ABC transporter permease, with translation MSALFSFRRLMAIITKESIQMRRDRITFAMMLGVPLMQLVLFGFAINNDPKGLPAALVTTSQDHYTRAMVSAMENTGYYRFNHVVASAAEAERLIQSGAVSFVVTVPSDFARRVQRGDHPQILIEADATDPSVASGAISTLGTVAAQALLREQSAEALAAQQSTAALEVVVHRLYNPEGITQYNIVPGLLGVILQLTMVMMTSMALTREVERGTMENLLAMPASSLEIMLGKVLPYLAVGGVQVVVVLTAAKFLFDVPFVGSLTLLLVSILIFVLALVLLGYAFSTLARTQMQAMQLTFFFFLPSLLLSGFMFPFRGMPPWAQTLGEIFPLTHFLRIIRAVMLKGADLQGVATPLAALLIFVVVFMALALARFRRTLD, from the coding sequence ATGAGCGCGCTGTTTTCCTTCCGCCGGCTGATGGCGATCATCACCAAGGAAAGCATCCAGATGCGGCGCGATCGCATCACTTTCGCGATGATGCTGGGCGTGCCGCTGATGCAGCTGGTGCTGTTCGGCTTTGCCATCAACAATGATCCCAAGGGGCTGCCGGCAGCGCTGGTGACCACCAGCCAGGACCACTACACCCGCGCCATGGTCTCGGCGATGGAGAACACCGGTTATTACCGATTCAACCATGTGGTGGCGAGTGCGGCCGAGGCCGAGCGGCTGATCCAGTCGGGTGCGGTGTCCTTCGTGGTCACGGTGCCATCGGACTTTGCCCGCCGGGTACAGCGCGGCGACCATCCGCAAATCCTGATCGAGGCAGATGCCACCGACCCCTCGGTGGCCTCGGGCGCAATCTCGACGCTTGGCACGGTGGCGGCACAGGCGCTGCTGCGCGAGCAATCGGCCGAAGCGCTGGCCGCGCAGCAATCGACCGCGGCGCTCGAGGTGGTGGTGCACCGGCTCTACAATCCCGAAGGCATCACCCAGTACAATATCGTGCCGGGCCTGCTCGGGGTGATCCTGCAACTGACCATGGTGATGATGACCTCGATGGCGCTGACCCGCGAGGTCGAGCGCGGCACCATGGAAAACCTGCTGGCGATGCCGGCGAGCTCGCTCGAAATCATGCTTGGCAAGGTGCTGCCCTATCTGGCGGTGGGCGGGGTTCAGGTGGTGGTGGTGCTGACGGCGGCGAAATTCCTGTTCGATGTGCCGTTTGTCGGCTCGCTGACGCTGCTTCTGGTCTCCATCCTTATATTCGTTCTGGCGCTGGTGTTGCTGGGCTATGCCTTCTCGACCCTGGCGCGGACCCAGATGCAGGCAATGCAGCTCACCTTCTTCTTTTTCCTGCCGTCACTGCTGTTGTCAGGTTTCATGTTTCCCTTTCGCGGCATGCCGCCCTGGGCGCAGACGCTGGGGGAAATCTTTCCGCTGACGCATTTTCTCAGAATCATCCGCGCCGTCATGCTCAAGGGCGCCGACCTGCAGGGGGTGGCCACGCCGCTGGCGGCACTGCTGATCTTCGTGGTGGTGTTCATGGCGCTGGCGCTGGCCCGATTCCGCCGGACACTGGACTGA
- a CDS encoding SDR family NAD(P)-dependent oxidoreductase, whose translation MAVITGGAGGLGQAFAAQLVAEGWQVVLVDLPAALEALPAGGQQMQRMACDLTDEAAVAMVCAELTQRHKAIDLVIHNAGVTQIGLFSETTLASQRRVMEINYFGSVRMASGLLQAVRTARGTHLAISSVAGFAPLYKRTAYAASKHALNGFFSSLASEEEQHGVKVVIAAPSFVATNPGRLDAETDGIGRPGAASDGFDEMGPQQAARIILDGWRRGKRFIPVGRVARLGWLINRLSPRLYYWLMKRKIHD comes from the coding sequence GTGGCGGTGATCACCGGCGGCGCGGGAGGGCTGGGGCAGGCCTTTGCCGCTCAGTTGGTGGCGGAAGGCTGGCAGGTGGTGCTGGTTGATCTGCCGGCAGCACTCGAGGCCTTGCCTGCCGGCGGGCAGCAAATGCAGCGGATGGCGTGCGATCTGACCGATGAGGCTGCTGTCGCCATGGTCTGCGCCGAGCTGACGCAGCGCCACAAGGCGATCGATCTGGTGATCCACAATGCCGGGGTCACCCAGATCGGGTTGTTTTCGGAAACAACGCTGGCCTCGCAGCGGCGGGTGATGGAGATCAATTATTTCGGCTCGGTGCGGATGGCGTCGGGTCTGCTGCAGGCCGTGCGGACCGCCCGGGGGACGCATCTGGCGATCTCCTCGGTGGCGGGTTTTGCGCCGCTCTACAAACGCACCGCCTATGCGGCGAGCAAGCATGCGCTCAACGGCTTTTTCTCCTCACTCGCATCGGAAGAAGAACAGCATGGGGTCAAAGTGGTGATCGCGGCTCCTTCCTTCGTCGCCACCAATCCGGGGCGGCTTGATGCGGAGACGGACGGCATCGGCAGGCCGGGGGCAGCGAGTGACGGATTTGACGAAATGGGCCCGCAGCAGGCCGCCCGGATCATTCTTGACGGCTGGCGGCGCGGCAAGCGCTTTATCCCGGTAGGACGGGTGGCGCGCCTTGGCTGGCTGATCAATAGGCTGTCGCCGCGGCTGTATTACTGGCTGATGAAGCGGAAAATCCACGACTGA
- a CDS encoding ABC transporter ATP-binding protein has translation MNAIEVSGLVKRFGDKTVVDHVSMQVAEGEISGFLGPNGSGKTTTIRVMCGLLTPDEGEGRVLGHDIRTEGRLIKLNVGYMTQKFSFYEDLSIEENLTFVARLYDLDPVSTVVRDTLEDLGLSSRRKQLAGTLSGGWKQRLALAACIMHKPKLLLLDEPTAGVDPKARREFWDEIHMRASHGLTVLVSTHYMDEAERCHRIHYISYGKLLASGTVPEVIRDAALTTFILEGGQITEAARLLQGVEGVDQVAPFGLTLHVVGQNAGLLEPAVARVAEQTGATFRRGTTSLEDVFIQFMGQSTDNMA, from the coding sequence ATGAACGCCATCGAGGTTTCCGGGCTGGTCAAGCGGTTTGGCGACAAGACCGTGGTCGATCATGTGTCGATGCAGGTGGCCGAGGGCGAGATTTCCGGATTTCTCGGTCCCAACGGATCGGGCAAGACCACCACCATCCGGGTGATGTGCGGCTTGCTGACGCCGGATGAGGGCGAGGGGCGGGTGCTTGGACATGACATCCGCACCGAGGGCCGGCTGATCAAGCTCAATGTCGGCTACATGACGCAAAAATTCTCGTTCTACGAGGATCTGTCGATCGAGGAGAACCTGACCTTCGTCGCCCGGCTTTATGATCTCGACCCGGTGTCAACTGTGGTGCGCGACACGCTGGAAGACCTCGGCCTGTCGTCGCGGCGAAAGCAACTGGCGGGCACCTTGTCGGGCGGCTGGAAACAGCGGCTCGCGCTGGCCGCCTGCATCATGCACAAGCCGAAACTGCTGCTGCTCGATGAACCGACTGCCGGGGTTGATCCGAAGGCGCGGCGGGAGTTCTGGGACGAAATCCACATGCGCGCCAGCCACGGACTGACGGTGCTGGTCTCGACCCATTACATGGACGAGGCGGAACGCTGCCACCGGATCCACTACATCTCCTATGGCAAGCTTCTGGCCAGCGGCACGGTGCCGGAGGTGATCCGCGATGCGGCGCTGACCACCTTCATCCTCGAAGGCGGCCAGATCACCGAAGCGGCGCGGCTGCTGCAGGGGGTGGAGGGTGTCGACCAGGTCGCACCCTTCGGCCTGACCCTGCATGTCGTCGGTCAGAATGCGGGGCTGCTGGAGCCGGCGGTCGCGCGGGTGGCAGAGCAGACCGGGGCTACATTTCGCCGGGGAACCACCAGCCTCGAGGATGTCTTCATCCAGTTCATGGGCCAATCGACGGACAACATGGCATGA